A genomic stretch from Glaciecola nitratireducens FR1064 includes:
- the glyA gene encoding serine hydroxymethyltransferase yields the protein MLSSKMTIAEFDPELAAAINNENQRQEHHIELIASENYCSPRVMEAQGSQLTNKYAEGYPGKRYYGGCEFVDIAEELAIERAKQLFDCDYANVQPHSGSQANTAVFMALINANDTVLGMSLADGGHLTHGSHVNFSGKTYNAVQYGLHPETGIIDYDQVEALALEHKPKLIIGGFSAYSGIVDWARFREIADKVDAYLLVDMAHVAGLVAAGVYPSPLPHAHVVTTTTHKTLAGPRGGLILSACGDETLYKKFNSSVFPGNQGGPLMHVIAAKAVAFKEALEPEFKTYQQQVLKNAKAMVSVMQERGYKIVSNGTDNHLFLLDLIDKDITGKDADAALGNANITVNKNSVPNDPRSPFVTSGLRIGTPAITRRGFKEAEAGQVATWMCDVLDSINDQSVIERVKGEVVELCERFPVYG from the coding sequence ATGTTATCAAGTAAAATGACTATTGCAGAATTCGATCCAGAATTGGCTGCTGCAATAAACAACGAAAACCAACGTCAAGAACACCACATCGAGCTTATTGCGTCTGAGAATTATTGCAGTCCGCGAGTTATGGAAGCACAGGGTTCGCAACTTACCAATAAATACGCTGAAGGTTATCCGGGTAAGCGCTATTATGGCGGTTGTGAGTTTGTTGATATTGCCGAAGAATTAGCAATAGAACGAGCTAAACAGTTATTTGACTGCGACTATGCAAACGTGCAGCCACATTCTGGTTCACAGGCAAACACTGCCGTGTTTATGGCATTAATTAACGCTAATGACACCGTGTTGGGCATGAGCTTGGCCGACGGTGGTCACCTTACACATGGTTCTCACGTTAACTTTTCGGGTAAAACGTATAATGCGGTTCAGTACGGACTGCATCCAGAAACCGGCATTATTGACTACGACCAAGTCGAGGCGCTTGCCCTTGAGCACAAGCCTAAACTAATCATCGGCGGTTTTTCTGCCTATTCAGGTATTGTCGACTGGGCTCGTTTCCGCGAAATTGCAGACAAAGTGGATGCATACTTACTAGTAGACATGGCGCACGTTGCCGGTTTAGTTGCTGCGGGTGTTTATCCGAGTCCTCTGCCTCACGCACACGTGGTCACTACAACGACACACAAAACATTGGCTGGCCCGCGCGGTGGTCTGATTTTATCAGCCTGTGGCGATGAAACTTTATATAAAAAGTTTAACAGCTCAGTGTTCCCAGGTAACCAAGGCGGACCTTTGATGCACGTTATCGCTGCGAAAGCGGTCGCGTTCAAAGAAGCGCTTGAGCCTGAGTTCAAAACTTATCAGCAGCAAGTGCTTAAAAATGCCAAAGCAATGGTTTCGGTCATGCAAGAGCGCGGTTATAAGATTGTGTCAAACGGCACCGATAATCATTTATTTTTGCTAGACTTAATAGACAAAGATATCACGGGTAAAGATGCTGATGCTGCGTTGGGTAACGCGAATATTACCGTTAATAAAAACTCAGTGCCTAACGATCCAAGGTCACCTTTCGTCACAAGCGGTTTACGCATTGGTACTCCGGCTATTACGAGACGCGGGTTTAAAGAGGCAGAAGCAGGCCAAGTAGCTACTTGGATGTGTGATGTATTAGACAGTATCAATGATCAAAGTGTCATCGAAAGAGTCAAAGGCGAAGTCGTAGAACTATGCGAACGCTTCCCAGTATATGGTTAG
- a CDS encoding alpha/beta fold hydrolase — protein sequence MTHSIKTPVVFLPGTLCDERIFIPLWRALNSKGNSLDNKAFVPLQWAEDLSQMMALNEDRLAYFPEKVHLVGYSMGGYIAALVALANPDKVASLTLIASTATALADKELEQRKLVLKTIKNKQYKGMTQSRVDFMLHSNSQGNKEIVALIKEMADDLGPSVLGAQTEATANRQDLINKLSKQQFNTYFLVGEQDNIATVPEITEIAARAERFQKEVFTNAGHMLPLEQTDALALFLHQHLQ from the coding sequence ATGACTCATTCAATTAAGACCCCTGTTGTATTTTTACCCGGAACATTATGTGATGAACGCATATTTATACCGCTGTGGCGAGCGCTGAATTCAAAAGGTAATTCACTAGATAACAAAGCTTTTGTGCCTTTGCAATGGGCTGAAGATTTGTCGCAAATGATGGCATTAAATGAAGATCGCCTCGCTTATTTTCCTGAAAAAGTGCACTTAGTGGGGTATTCAATGGGCGGCTATATTGCGGCCTTAGTTGCTTTGGCAAATCCTGATAAAGTCGCGTCATTAACACTTATTGCTAGCACTGCAACCGCACTAGCAGATAAAGAACTTGAACAACGTAAGTTGGTGTTGAAAACCATTAAAAACAAACAATATAAAGGTATGACGCAGTCTCGCGTTGACTTTATGCTGCACAGCAATAGTCAGGGCAACAAGGAGATTGTTGCTCTGATAAAAGAGATGGCTGATGACTTGGGCCCTTCAGTATTAGGCGCACAGACAGAAGCGACGGCAAACCGACAAGATCTGATCAATAAGTTGAGCAAACAACAGTTCAACACTTACTTTTTAGTAGGGGAGCAGGACAACATTGCTACCGTACCTGAAATTACTGAGATTGCAGCGCGTGCCGAAAGATTCCAAAAAGAGGTGTTTACTAATGCTGGGCATATGCTGCCTCTTGAGCAAACGGATGCATTAGCTCTTTTCCTACATCAGCACTTGCAGTAA
- a CDS encoding PilZ domain-containing protein, with protein sequence MTHDLSEHTYLIHKLAPLVERAEFSRLLIEATKDISVEKRFLLKMEMKRLSKPCIRSIDLRTRVSANCELVSFQGIKHYLHQPAVTLFEELIERYGIYTFGVYESVLKLAEHESNANAGTMTSTEEQNDNHKSNSEKYIVANQQLLNYAHRREERMNYVVAIEIFLDNNQSLFATTVDLSPSGLKLKLKNPDELDMIKAFAPVNIVFRGFESDSGLIKESIEYRILGISGEAGQARIHVSRDLRTGPQVFNNYVKKLIKLHKRKYKVNLDNTLAALDDKIHEQAFASTTPALSIFIDSQDAETPTARFACVNGTNKEIMDYWLDENNEQNIGFLLNPTRLAAMIASPSSDACLWIYAFTHIKDGKTYFYSASSAELEIERELKPIFLSYAARKVSWRVYKVLCIDIDPKSAYTPSAMPTGINRKIDRLNRPLTPRLESKLKHIQHMVSVTDVTHLVAQQCYQKNILERDKIKHLAAFGHPRNKPPVPVLSFRYKQQELRRETRYKLRTLVKLSNYDTQITGVSEDCSISGLKIELDSPFEQRINSRVSIAFPVLQKRTSQFVLEDLHYRVKHINYDKLVLHLEAISEKELSIAEKFFTLLIDSNKDKLKTITNEESVPGMGHALRCMQAKNSPQLCTYMQKQRGGYFPTVTTMQPIRASWLALLKHDMPATKMNCAWLFQDKHKSNAFIRDALRTLRVDLRPIQAEIYVAFNPNELEYETAIVAQWENELATHRSKLQFIKTAMAQGEFYAFNVHISRANRPDISFLDQELAYITRYAIHKAKQLEEQMWDIAGQIYLTDISQEVIYRYQVKG encoded by the coding sequence ATGACGCACGATCTGTCTGAACACACTTATCTTATCCACAAATTAGCTCCACTAGTAGAAAGAGCGGAATTTTCACGTTTACTCATTGAGGCAACTAAAGATATTAGTGTTGAAAAGCGTTTTTTACTGAAAATGGAAATGAAGCGACTGTCCAAGCCTTGTATCCGTTCAATTGATCTAAGAACGCGAGTGAGTGCAAATTGTGAACTTGTCTCATTTCAGGGGATCAAGCATTACTTGCATCAACCAGCAGTGACATTGTTTGAGGAACTAATTGAGCGTTACGGAATTTATACCTTCGGCGTTTATGAGTCAGTATTAAAACTGGCTGAACACGAATCCAATGCCAATGCTGGCACAATGACATCCACAGAAGAACAAAACGACAATCACAAGTCAAACTCCGAAAAGTATATCGTTGCTAATCAGCAGTTATTAAATTACGCACATCGTCGCGAAGAGCGCATGAACTATGTTGTGGCGATAGAAATCTTTTTAGACAATAATCAGAGTTTATTTGCTACCACTGTCGACCTTAGCCCTAGCGGCTTAAAACTGAAACTTAAAAACCCAGACGAACTCGACATGATAAAAGCGTTTGCACCTGTCAACATCGTTTTTCGAGGCTTTGAGTCTGATTCCGGACTCATTAAAGAATCTATTGAGTACCGTATATTGGGCATTTCTGGTGAAGCAGGCCAAGCGCGGATCCACGTTAGCCGTGATTTAAGAACTGGGCCTCAAGTTTTCAACAATTATGTGAAAAAGCTAATAAAGCTTCACAAACGTAAATACAAAGTAAACCTCGACAATACCTTAGCAGCCTTAGACGACAAGATTCATGAGCAGGCTTTTGCTAGCACCACTCCTGCACTGTCAATATTCATCGATTCTCAAGACGCAGAGACGCCAACAGCCCGATTCGCCTGCGTGAACGGGACAAATAAAGAGATAATGGATTACTGGTTAGACGAAAACAATGAGCAAAATATCGGTTTCTTGTTGAATCCGACTAGGCTCGCAGCCATGATAGCGAGCCCAAGCTCAGACGCTTGTCTTTGGATATATGCATTCACTCACATCAAAGACGGTAAAACCTATTTTTATTCCGCATCAAGCGCAGAACTTGAAATTGAGAGAGAGCTAAAGCCCATTTTTTTGAGTTATGCTGCTCGCAAAGTGAGTTGGCGCGTGTATAAGGTGTTGTGCATTGACATTGATCCGAAGTCTGCTTATACGCCTAGCGCAATGCCCACCGGCATCAATCGTAAAATTGATAGACTTAATCGTCCTCTTACACCAAGGCTTGAATCAAAATTAAAGCATATCCAACACATGGTAAGCGTGACTGATGTTACGCATTTAGTCGCTCAACAGTGTTATCAAAAAAACATCCTAGAACGAGATAAAATAAAACATTTAGCTGCTTTCGGTCACCCTCGTAATAAACCGCCGGTACCTGTGCTTTCTTTTCGCTACAAGCAACAAGAATTACGTAGGGAAACTCGATATAAGTTGCGCACCTTAGTTAAGTTATCTAACTATGACACGCAGATTACGGGCGTCAGCGAAGATTGCTCTATCAGCGGCCTCAAGATAGAACTCGACTCACCTTTTGAACAACGCATAAATTCAAGGGTGAGCATCGCTTTCCCTGTGCTGCAAAAAAGAACATCGCAGTTTGTCTTAGAAGATTTGCACTATAGAGTCAAACACATCAACTACGACAAGCTAGTGCTGCATTTAGAAGCGATATCTGAAAAAGAATTGAGTATTGCTGAGAAGTTTTTCACATTGTTAATAGACAGCAACAAAGATAAACTCAAAACAATTACAAACGAAGAATCTGTGCCTGGTATGGGCCATGCGTTGCGCTGTATGCAAGCTAAAAACTCGCCACAATTGTGTACTTACATGCAAAAACAACGCGGGGGTTACTTTCCTACCGTCACAACCATGCAACCTATAAGAGCGTCTTGGTTAGCATTGCTGAAACACGATATGCCGGCGACAAAAATGAATTGCGCTTGGCTATTTCAAGATAAGCATAAAAGCAATGCGTTCATAAGAGATGCACTGCGTACATTGCGCGTCGATCTTCGTCCAATACAGGCAGAAATCTATGTCGCATTCAACCCAAACGAACTTGAATATGAAACAGCAATTGTTGCGCAATGGGAAAACGAATTAGCCACTCATCGTTCAAAATTACAGTTCATTAAAACCGCTATGGCTCAAGGCGAGTTTTATGCATTTAATGTTCATATTAGTCGTGCTAATCGCCCTGATATTTCTTTTTTGGATCAAGAGTTAGCTTACATCACTCGCTATGCTATTCACAAAGCAAAACAGTTAGAAGAGCAAATGTGGGATATTGCCGGTCAAATATATTTAACGGATATTAGCCAAGAAGTCATTTATCGTTATCAAGTCAAAGGATAA
- the lpxD gene encoding UDP-3-O-(3-hydroxymyristoyl)glucosamine N-acyltransferase — MPASYSLQELTQHIGGELQGDPNAIITSMGTLEGAKKGQLSFLTNSKYKNAMANTKASAVILKEADAEFCSTNKIIHSDPYVAFAKIAQLLDSTPVPDSGISELASIHPTAEIGENASIAQGVVIERDVTIGKNARIGPNTVIGQGAKIGDDLNLRANVTIYHRVILGNRVSIHSGTIVGSDGFGYANDKGVWVKIPQTGTVVIGDGCEIGANTCIDRGALDNTMIGNDVIIDNLVQIAHNVTVGDHSCICGGTGIAGSTNIGKYVVIAGTCVVNGHIDICDKVQITGFSMVTKSITQPGVYSSGMPVQLNREWQKNTVRLRQIDKLVERVKVLEGLHK; from the coding sequence ATGCCAGCGTCTTACTCTCTGCAAGAACTCACACAACATATTGGGGGCGAGCTACAGGGCGATCCAAACGCCATCATCACTAGCATGGGCACTTTAGAAGGGGCTAAAAAAGGACAGCTGTCATTTTTGACCAATTCGAAATACAAAAATGCCATGGCCAATACAAAAGCGAGCGCCGTGATTTTAAAGGAAGCCGACGCGGAATTTTGTTCAACCAATAAAATAATTCACTCTGACCCCTATGTTGCTTTCGCGAAAATTGCTCAGTTGTTGGATTCTACTCCGGTACCCGACAGCGGTATTTCCGAGCTTGCTAGCATTCATCCTACTGCTGAAATTGGCGAAAACGCGAGTATTGCGCAGGGCGTTGTGATTGAAAGAGACGTGACGATTGGCAAAAATGCGCGTATTGGTCCGAATACTGTCATTGGCCAAGGCGCTAAGATAGGCGATGACTTGAATTTGCGGGCGAATGTCACGATTTATCATCGCGTGATTTTAGGTAATCGAGTTTCAATTCATAGTGGTACGATTGTTGGCTCTGACGGATTTGGTTACGCAAATGACAAAGGCGTGTGGGTGAAAATCCCGCAAACAGGCACCGTAGTGATTGGTGATGGCTGTGAGATCGGCGCTAACACCTGTATTGATCGAGGTGCATTGGACAACACAATGATTGGCAACGATGTCATTATTGATAACTTAGTGCAGATTGCGCATAACGTAACGGTCGGTGATCATTCTTGTATTTGCGGTGGCACTGGCATTGCCGGAAGCACAAATATCGGCAAATATGTGGTGATAGCGGGCACGTGTGTTGTGAATGGGCACATTGATATTTGCGACAAGGTGCAAATAACCGGTTTTAGTATGGTGACTAAATCGATTACCCAGCCTGGAGTCTACTCTTCAGGCATGCCGGTGCAACTAAATCGAGAATGGCAGAAAAACACAGTTAGACTGCGTCAAATCGATAAATTGGTTGAACGAGTCAAAGTCTTGGAAGGCCTGCATAAGTAG
- the nrdR gene encoding transcriptional regulator NrdR produces MFCPFCSAQETKVIDSRLVADGAQVRRRRECLECHERYTTFEIAELVMPRVVKRDGSREPFNEDKLRAGLQRALEKRPVSTEQVENCIVRIKSSLRATGEREIKSELVGSLIMDALKELDKVAYVRFASVYRSFEDIREFGEEIAKLGD; encoded by the coding sequence ATGTTTTGTCCATTTTGTTCCGCACAAGAAACTAAAGTTATTGACTCAAGGCTCGTTGCCGACGGTGCTCAGGTGCGCAGACGCAGGGAATGCTTGGAGTGTCATGAACGATATACCACTTTCGAAATTGCTGAACTGGTCATGCCTCGTGTTGTTAAACGAGACGGTTCGCGAGAGCCTTTTAATGAAGACAAGCTGAGGGCTGGGCTACAAAGAGCACTAGAGAAACGTCCAGTAAGCACCGAACAAGTTGAAAACTGCATTGTTCGTATTAAATCATCGCTGCGAGCAACAGGCGAACGTGAAATTAAGAGTGAGCTTGTCGGCAGTTTAATAATGGATGCGCTTAAAGAGCTGGATAAAGTAGCCTATGTCCGTTTCGCCTCGGTATACCGATCGTTCGAGGACATACGTGAGTTTGGTGAAGAAATTGCTAAGCTAGGTGATTAA
- the ribD gene encoding bifunctional diaminohydroxyphosphoribosylaminopyrimidine deaminase/5-amino-6-(5-phosphoribosylamino)uracil reductase RibD, which yields MPKFTKIDAHWMSMALKLAQKGRFSTMPNPNVGCVIVDKNNQLIGQGFHQKAGQAHAEVNALINAGFIPHQNPANEPTVHQDKPITHGATAYVTLEPCSHTGKTPPCALALIEAQIARVVIASIDKNPQVMNNGIAQLKEAGIQVDTGLMESEAQKLNTAFNFRMTHSLPYVIVKLATSIDGKTALKNGESKWITGPEARANVQVERASSCAILSGADTVIADDPKLNVRDAALPVFESVLFKLRAAQPVRVIIDGQNRLHNNYQIFQDEHEVIVFNAKHNFQLTAKNIEQIQVPLVVSTEHQSAEARQYLDLHAIMLVLAERQINRVWTETGAALSGALLKSNLVNELIIYQAPILLGSDARGAVNIGQLTSIEQAVKTEFKEVTQVGKDLKLRLSIKS from the coding sequence ATGCCCAAATTCACTAAAATCGATGCGCATTGGATGTCAATGGCGTTGAAATTGGCTCAAAAGGGACGTTTTTCAACAATGCCCAACCCAAATGTGGGTTGCGTCATTGTTGACAAGAATAATCAGTTGATTGGTCAAGGTTTCCATCAAAAGGCAGGTCAGGCCCACGCAGAAGTTAATGCGTTAATAAACGCTGGATTTATTCCTCACCAAAACCCAGCAAATGAGCCAACAGTCCATCAGGATAAACCTATAACGCATGGCGCCACAGCCTATGTTACGCTAGAACCCTGCAGTCATACCGGTAAGACCCCACCGTGCGCACTTGCTTTGATTGAAGCACAAATCGCTCGGGTTGTTATTGCTAGCATTGATAAAAACCCTCAAGTCATGAATAACGGGATTGCGCAGTTAAAAGAAGCGGGTATCCAAGTAGACACAGGCTTGATGGAGTCTGAAGCGCAAAAATTAAACACAGCGTTCAATTTTCGAATGACTCATAGTTTGCCATATGTGATCGTCAAACTCGCTACCAGTATCGATGGCAAAACCGCATTGAAAAACGGTGAGAGTAAATGGATTACCGGGCCAGAGGCGCGTGCTAACGTGCAGGTAGAACGGGCCTCTAGCTGCGCTATTTTAAGTGGTGCAGACACTGTCATCGCAGATGATCCCAAATTAAACGTGCGCGATGCGGCTTTGCCTGTTTTCGAAAGTGTGCTTTTCAAACTGCGCGCTGCACAGCCTGTTAGGGTCATTATTGACGGCCAAAACCGACTGCATAATAACTATCAAATCTTTCAAGATGAACACGAAGTAATTGTCTTCAACGCCAAACATAACTTTCAATTAACGGCTAAAAATATTGAGCAAATTCAAGTGCCGCTGGTGGTCTCAACAGAACATCAATCTGCAGAAGCTCGGCAGTATTTAGATTTACACGCTATAATGCTCGTGTTAGCTGAAAGGCAAATAAACAGAGTGTGGACTGAAACTGGGGCCGCACTGTCAGGCGCATTGTTGAAAAGCAATTTAGTCAACGAATTGATTATTTATCAAGCCCCAATTTTGCTCGGCTCTGATGCCAGAGGTGCGGTAAACATTGGCCAATTAACAAGTATAGAGCAAGCAGTTAAAACAGAATTTAAAGAAGTGACTCAGGTCGGGAAAGATCTAAAACTTCGCTTATCTATTAAAAGCTAA
- the ettA gene encoding energy-dependent translational throttle protein EttA has protein sequence MAQYVYSMHRVGKIVPPNRQILKNISLSFFPGAKIGVLGLNGSGKSTLLRIMAGLDTDIEGEAIPQTGLKIGYLPQEPQLDESKDVRGNIEEAVADVAHALKRLDEIYAAYAEPDADFDALAQEQGEMEAIIQTKDGHNLENALERAADALRLPPWDADVSKLSGGEKRRVALCRLLLEKPEMLLLDEPTNHLDAESVAWLERFLHDYEGTVVAITHDRYFLDNVAGWILELDRGQGIPWEGNYSSWLEQKDARLAQEERTESARQKSIKQELEWVRSNPKGRQAKSKARMSRFEELNTGDYQKRNETNELFIPPGERLGDKVIEVTNLRKSYGDRLLIDDLTFKVPKGAIVGIIGPNGAGKSTLFRMLTGQEQPDSGKIDIGDTVQLASVDQFRDHMDGNKTVYQELSDGQDIVRIGNFELNSRAYCSRFNFKGTDQQKFVKDLSGGERNRVHLAKLLKAGGNTLLLDEPTNDLDVETLRALENAILEFPGCVMVISHDRWFLDRIATHIMDYRDEGKINFYEGNYNEYETWIKQTYGHDVVEPHRLKYKKIS, from the coding sequence ATGGCTCAATATGTATATAGCATGCATAGAGTGGGAAAAATTGTCCCACCTAATCGTCAAATTCTTAAGAATATTTCCCTCAGCTTCTTCCCTGGCGCCAAAATTGGCGTTTTAGGTTTAAATGGTTCTGGTAAGTCGACACTGCTGCGCATTATGGCTGGCCTTGACACCGATATTGAAGGTGAAGCAATTCCTCAAACGGGGCTAAAAATAGGTTATTTGCCGCAAGAACCGCAGCTAGATGAAAGCAAAGACGTCAGAGGCAACATTGAAGAAGCCGTCGCCGATGTAGCTCATGCATTAAAGCGACTTGATGAAATATATGCAGCTTATGCGGAGCCAGATGCCGATTTCGATGCACTAGCGCAAGAGCAAGGTGAAATGGAGGCCATCATTCAAACCAAAGATGGTCACAATTTAGAAAACGCATTAGAGCGTGCTGCCGATGCTTTGCGTCTTCCTCCTTGGGATGCTGACGTAAGTAAGCTCTCAGGTGGTGAAAAACGCCGCGTTGCATTGTGTCGTCTATTGCTAGAAAAACCTGAAATGCTACTACTTGATGAACCAACCAACCACTTAGATGCGGAATCGGTAGCTTGGTTAGAACGTTTTCTACATGACTATGAAGGCACTGTTGTGGCCATTACCCACGATAGATATTTCCTTGATAATGTTGCTGGTTGGATACTTGAACTTGACCGTGGCCAAGGTATTCCATGGGAAGGTAACTACTCGAGCTGGTTGGAACAGAAAGACGCACGCTTAGCACAAGAAGAGCGCACTGAAAGCGCACGTCAAAAATCTATCAAGCAAGAGCTTGAGTGGGTTCGAAGCAATCCCAAAGGCCGTCAAGCTAAAAGCAAAGCCAGAATGTCGCGCTTTGAAGAGCTGAATACTGGCGATTATCAAAAACGTAACGAAACGAATGAATTGTTCATTCCACCTGGTGAGCGTTTAGGTGACAAAGTCATTGAAGTGACTAACTTGAGAAAGTCATATGGCGATCGCTTATTAATTGATGACCTCACTTTTAAAGTACCAAAAGGCGCTATTGTGGGCATTATCGGTCCTAACGGAGCGGGTAAATCAACTTTATTTAGAATGCTGACGGGTCAGGAACAGCCAGACTCAGGTAAAATAGATATTGGCGACACCGTTCAATTAGCTAGCGTCGATCAATTTAGAGATCATATGGATGGCAACAAAACGGTTTATCAAGAGCTTTCCGATGGACAAGATATTGTTCGTATCGGCAATTTCGAATTAAACAGCCGCGCATATTGCAGTCGCTTCAACTTCAAAGGCACTGACCAGCAAAAGTTTGTGAAAGACTTATCGGGCGGTGAACGCAACCGTGTGCATTTAGCGAAACTACTCAAAGCTGGCGGCAACACGCTGCTACTGGATGAGCCAACCAACGATCTCGATGTCGAAACCTTGCGTGCACTTGAAAACGCAATATTAGAGTTTCCGGGCTGCGTTATGGTTATTTCGCATGACAGATGGTTTTTGGATCGCATCGCCACACACATAATGGATTACCGTGATGAAGGGAAAATTAACTTCTACGAAGGTAACTATAATGAGTATGAGACGTGGATAAAACAAACTTATGGACATGACGTTGTTGAACCACATCGCTTGAAGTACAAGAAAATTAGTTAA
- the radA gene encoding DNA repair protein RadA — MAKRKTAFVCNDCGSEHPRWQGQCNDCREWNTLTEIIIENSATKSVPASRSGFSGTTAAKVEILNEIDLAALPRFSSGFKELDRVLGGGIVPGSAILIGGSPGAGKSTLLLQVMCLLARTNSTLYVTGEESLQQVAMRAKRLQLPDDKLKLLAETNVDTICQLALQHKPSIMVIDSIQVMHMSDIQSAPGGVSQVRESAAALTRFAKQHHIAMFLVGHVTKDGSLAGPKVLEHCIDCSMMLEGESDSRFRTLRGTKNRFGAINELGVFGMTEKGMKEVSNPSAIFLNREDEASPGSIVMTIWEGTRPLLVEIQALVDYSQLSNPRRVAVGLDQNRLAMLLAVMHRHGNVQMNDQDVFVNVVGGVKITETGADLAVLLAMVSSFRNYTLPKELIAFGEVGLSGEIRPVPNGTDRITEAAKHGFKRAIVPKANMPKQKIPGIEIVPVSRLSEALEAL, encoded by the coding sequence ATGGCAAAAAGAAAAACGGCTTTTGTTTGTAACGACTGCGGTTCAGAGCACCCGCGCTGGCAAGGACAATGTAATGACTGTCGCGAATGGAACACGCTTACCGAAATTATAATTGAAAATTCGGCGACTAAAAGCGTTCCAGCTAGTCGTAGCGGTTTTTCTGGCACTACAGCTGCTAAAGTAGAAATATTAAACGAAATCGATTTGGCGGCGCTTCCGCGTTTTTCTTCGGGGTTTAAAGAGCTCGATCGTGTTCTGGGGGGCGGTATTGTTCCTGGTTCCGCAATATTGATTGGTGGCTCTCCCGGAGCCGGCAAAAGTACACTATTACTGCAGGTCATGTGCCTGTTAGCTAGAACGAATTCGACACTATATGTGACCGGCGAAGAGTCGCTTCAGCAGGTCGCAATGCGAGCTAAAAGACTGCAGTTACCCGATGACAAACTCAAATTATTAGCTGAGACGAATGTTGATACTATTTGTCAATTAGCGCTTCAGCACAAACCAAGCATCATGGTTATCGATTCGATTCAAGTGATGCATATGAGTGACATTCAATCTGCGCCGGGTGGCGTGTCTCAAGTTAGAGAAAGTGCCGCTGCGTTGACACGTTTTGCGAAACAACATCACATTGCTATGTTTTTAGTTGGTCATGTAACCAAGGACGGCAGTCTTGCGGGTCCAAAGGTGTTGGAGCACTGCATTGATTGTTCCATGATGCTAGAAGGGGAGAGTGACAGCCGTTTTCGAACTTTGCGTGGTACTAAAAATAGATTCGGTGCAATTAACGAATTGGGTGTTTTTGGTATGACCGAGAAAGGCATGAAAGAAGTGTCTAATCCGTCTGCTATTTTCTTAAACCGAGAAGATGAAGCATCACCTGGCAGTATTGTCATGACGATCTGGGAAGGAACTCGTCCGCTGCTTGTTGAAATACAAGCGCTGGTTGATTACTCGCAGCTATCGAATCCACGACGTGTTGCGGTAGGGCTTGATCAAAACAGGCTTGCTATGCTGCTAGCAGTGATGCACCGCCATGGCAATGTGCAAATGAACGATCAAGATGTATTCGTGAATGTTGTGGGTGGGGTAAAAATCACTGAAACGGGTGCTGACCTTGCGGTGTTATTGGCGATGGTATCTAGCTTTAGGAACTATACCTTACCAAAAGAGCTAATTGCCTTTGGTGAAGTAGGCTTGTCCGGTGAAATAAGGCCGGTGCCAAATGGTACTGACCGCATAACTGAAGCGGCTAAACACGGGTTTAAGCGTGCTATTGTGCCGAAAGCAAACATGCCGAAACAAAAAATACCGGGTATTGAAATTGTGCCTGTTAGTCGACTATCTGAAGCTCTCGAAGCGCTTTGA